Proteins co-encoded in one Medicago truncatula cultivar Jemalong A17 chromosome 8, MtrunA17r5.0-ANR, whole genome shotgun sequence genomic window:
- the LOC11425503 gene encoding UMP-CMP kinase 3, with protein sequence MGTVIEAANKDTNGSVLNKNPTVVFVLGGPGSGKGTQCANVVEHFGFTHLSAGDLLRAEIKSGSENGTMIQNMIKEGKIVPSEVTIRLLQQAIKDNGNDKFLIDGFPRNEENRAAFERVTGIEPAFVLYFDCPEEEMERRLLSRNQGREDDNIETIRKRFKVFLDSSLPVINYYDAKGKVRKVDAARPVEEVFESVKAIFGPKNEKAD encoded by the exons ATGGGAACTGTTATTGAAGCTGCAAACAAG GATACAAATGGAAGCGTCCTAAATAAAAATCCTACAGTTGTGTTTGTGTTAG GTGGCCCGGGCAGTGGAAAGGGTACTCAATGTGCAAATGTTGTCGAACATTTTGGGTTTACTCACCTCAGTGCTGGTGACCTTCTGCGAGCGGAAATCAAATCTGGCTCCGAAAATGG CACAATGATTCagaatatgattaaagaaggaAAAATTGTTCCGTCCGAGGTAACAATTAGGCTTCTGCAACAAGCAATTAAAGACAATGGCAATGACAAATTTCTTATTGATGGTTTTCCACGCAATGAGGAAAACCGTGCAGCATTTGAGAGAGTG ACTGGAATAGAGCCAGCATTTGTCCTGTATTTTGATTGCCCAGAGGAAGAGATGGAGAGACGACTTCTTAGTAGGAACCAG GGTAGAGAAGACGACAACATTGAAACAATAAGGAAGCGATTCAAGGTTTTCTTGGATTCTAGTCTCCCTGTGATTAATTATTATGATGCAAAGGGAAAAGTTCGCAAG GTTGATGCTGCAAGGCCTGTTGAGGAGGTATTTGAGTCAGTCAAAGCAATTTTCGGTCCAAAAAATGAGAAG GCTGATTGA
- the LOC11424950 gene encoding dynamin-related protein 1E, translated as MTTMESLIGLVNRIQQACTKLGDYGGSDSNNTFSSLWEALPSVAVVGGQSSGKSSVLESIVGRDFLPRGSGIVTRRPLVLQLHKIEDGEKEYAEFLHRPGRKITDFAMVRQEIQDETDRITGKTKQISPIPIHLSIYSPNVVNLTLIDLPGLTKVAVEGQSESIVEDIENMVRSFIDKPNCIILAISPANQDIATSDAIKISREVDPSGERTFGVLTKLDLMDKGTNALDVLEGRSYRLQHPWVGVVNRSQADINKNTDMIVARRKEVEYFETSPDYGHLASKMGSEYLAKLLSQHLESVIRARIPSITSLINKSIEELESEMDHLGRPIAVDAGAQLYTILELCRKFERVFKEHLDGGRPGGDRIYNVFDNQLPAALRKLPIDKHLSLQNVKRVVSEADGYQPHLIAPEQGYRRLIEGTLSYFRGPAEASVDAVHFVLKELVRKSIGETEELRRFPTLQAELAAATTEALERFRDESKKTTIRLVDMEASYLTVDFFRRLPQEMEKAGNPAQPTNPSNRGNSDQPTNPSNRAGINDDRYGEGHFRRIGSNVSSYIGMVSETLRVTIPKAVVYCQVREAKQSLLNFFYTQIGKKEAKQLSDILDEDPTVMERRQQCFKRLELYKAARDEIDSVSWVR; from the exons ATGACGACTATGGAAAGCTTAATCGGCTTGGTTAACAGAATCCAACAAGCTTGTACTAAACTCGGTGACTATGGCGGTTCCGATAGCAACAacactttctcttctctttggGAAGCTCTTCCTTCTGTCGCCGTCGTAGGTGGTCAG AGTTCAGGGAAATCTTCAGTTTTGGAGAGTATCGTTGGACGTGACTTTCTACCTAGAGGATCAg GGATTGTGACGAGGCGTCCATTGGTGTTACAGCTTCATAAGATAGAAGATGGTGAAAAAGAGTATGCTGAGTTTCTTCACAGACCAGGAAGAAAGATAACCGATTTTG CGATGGTACGCCAGGAAATTCAAGACGAAACTGATAGAATTACGGGAAAGACAAAGCAAATATCTCCTATTCCAATTCATCTTAGCATTTATTCTCCAAATG TTGTCAACCTAACTTTGATTGATTTGCCGGGGTTGACTAAAGTTGCTGTAG AAGGACAGTCTGAGAGTATTGTTGAAGATATTGAAAATATGGTTCGATCTTTTATTGATAAG CCTAATTGTATCATACTGGCTATATCTCCAGCCAACCAGGACATTGCAACTTCTGATGCCATCAAAATTTCCAGGGAAGTGGACCCCTCAG GTGAGAGGACATTTGGCGTGCTGACAAAGCTGGATTTGATGGACAAAGGAACTAATGCATTGGAT gTCCTTGAAGGGAGATCTTATCGTCTGCAACATCCTTGGGTCGGTGTAGTAAATCGATCTCAAGCAGATATCAACAAAAATACTGATATGATTGTTGCCAGGCGCAAGGAGGTTGAGTATTTTGAAACCAGTCCTGACTATGGCCACTTAGCCAGCAAAATGGGTTCAGAGTACCTTGCAAAACTGCTCTCACAG CACTTGGAGTCAGTAATTAGGGCACGGATACCTAGTATaacatctttgataaacaaaagCATCGAAGAACTTGAATCAGAGATGGATCATCTTGGGAGACCAATTGCTGTTGATGCGGGG gCTCAACTATACACCATCCTTGAACTTTGCCGCAAATTTGAACGTGTATTCAAAGAGCATTTAGATGGAgg GCGGCCAGGAGGAGATAGGATATACAATGTGTTTGACAACCAGCTTCCTGCTGCTTTACGGAAGCTTCCGATTGACAAACATCTTTCTCTTCAGAATGTGAAGAGAGTGGTGTCAGAGGCAGATGGTTACCAGCCTCACTTAATTGCCCCAGAGCAAGGTTACCGGAGACTGATTGAAGGGACTCTCAGTTACTTTAGAGGCCCAGCCGAAGCTTCAGTTGATGCA GTTCACTTTGTACTAAAAGAACTTGTGAGAAAATCAATAGGTGAAACTGAG GAATTGAGACGTTTCCCTACCCTTCAAGCCGAATTAGCTGCGGCTACAACTGAGGCTCTGGAGAGGTTCCGTGATGAGAGTAAGAAGACAACTATCCGGCTTGTGGATATGGAGGCTTCGTATCTTACTGTGGATTTCTTTCGTAGACTTCCTCAAGAAATGGAGAAAGCTGGTAATCCAGCTCAACCTACTAATCCATCTAATCGGGGTAATTCAGATCAACCTACTAATCCATCTAACCGTGCCGGCATAAATGACGATCGATACGGTGAGGGGCATTTTAGAAGGATTGGATCGAATGTGTCATCCTATATAGGTATGGTGTCGGAGACACTCAGGGTCACTATTCCAAAGGCCGTGGTTTATTGTCAAGTCAGAGAAGCAAAACAGTCATTGCTAAACTTTTTCTACACGCAAATAGGAAAGAAAGAg GCTAAACAGCTATCTGATATATTAGATGAAGACCCTACCGTGATGGAGAGAAGGCAACAATGTTTCAAAAGGCTTGAACTATATAAAGCAGCAAGGGATGAAATTGATTCGGTTTCTTGGGTAAGATGA